Proteins encoded within one genomic window of Manis pentadactyla isolate mManPen7 chromosome 4, mManPen7.hap1, whole genome shotgun sequence:
- the CCN1 gene encoding CCN family member 1, which translates to MSSRTARTLAFAVTFLHLARLALSTCPAACRCPLEAPKCAPGVGLVRDGCGCCKVCAKQLNEDCSRTQPCDHTKGLECNFGASSTALKGICRAQSEGRPCEYNSRIYQNGESFQPNCKHQCTCIDGAVGCIPLCPQELSLPNLGCPNPRLVKVTGQCCEEWVCDEDSAKDSMDDRDGLLDKGLAFDASEVELTRNNELIAVGKGGSLKRLPVFGLEPRILYNPSLNGQKCIVQTTSWSQCSKTCGTGISTRVTNDNPECRLVKETRICEVRPCGQLMYSSLKKGKKCSKTKKSSEPVKFTYAGCSSVKKYRPKYCGSCVDGRCCAPLQTRTVKMRFHCEDGETFSKNVMMIQSCKCSYNCPHTSEAAFPFYRLFNDIHKFRD; encoded by the exons ATGAGCTCCCGCACGGCCAGGACGCTCGCCTTCGCCGTCACCTTTCTCCACTTGGCCAGGCTG GCGCTCTCCACCTGCCCCGCCGCCTGCCGCTGCCCCCTGGAGGCGCCCAAGTGCGCCCCGGGAGTTGGGCTGGTACGGGACGGCTGTGGCTGCTGTAAGGTCTGCGCCAAGCAGCTCAATGAGGACTGCAGCAGAACGCAGCCCTGCGACCACACCAAGGGGCTGGAATGCAATTTCGGCGCCAGCTCCACCGCTCTGAAGGGGATCTGCAGAG CTCAGTCAGAGGGCAGACCCTGTGAATATAACTCCAGAATCTACCAGAACGGGGAAAGTTTCCAGCCCAACTGTAAACATCAGTGCACATGTATTGACGGGGCCGTGGGCTGCATTCCCCTGTGTCCCCAAGAACTCTCTCTTCCCAACTTGGGCTGTCCCAACCCCCGGCTGGTCAAAGTTACCGGGCAGTGCTGTGAAGAATGGGTCTGTGATGAGGATAGTGCCAAGGACTCCATGGACGACAGGGATGGCCTCCTGGACAAGGGGCTGGCATTCGATGCCTCAGAGGTGGAGTTAACCAGAAACAATGAATTAATTGCAGTTGGAAAAGGCGGCTCCCTGAAGCGGCTCCCTG TTTTTGGACTGGAACCTCGCATCCTATACAACCCTTCTTTAAATGGCCAGAAATGTATTGTTCAAACAACTTCATGGTCTCAGTGCTCCAAGACCTGTGGAACTGGAATCTCCACACGTGTTACCAATGACAACCCTGAATGCCGCCTGGTGAAAGAAACCCGCATTTGTGAAGTGCGGCCTTGTGGACAACTGATGTACAGCAGCCTGAAA aAGGGTAAGAAATGCAGCAAGACCAAGAAATCCTCTGAACCAGTCAAGTTTACTTATGCGGGATGTTCAAGTGTGAAGAAGTACCGTCCCAAGTACTGCGGCTCCTGCGTGGATGGCCGATGCTGCGCGCCCCTGCAGACTAGGACTGTGAAGATGCGATTCCACTGCGAAGATGGAGAGACGTTTTCCAAGAACGTCATGATGATCCAGTCCTGcaaatgcagctacaactgcccGCATACCAGTGAGGCAGCGTTTCCCTTCTACAGGCTGTTCAATGATATTCACAAATTTAGGGACTAA